Sequence from the Muntiacus reevesi chromosome 9, mMunRee1.1, whole genome shotgun sequence genome:
GGGCTCTCACTTCCTACGACTGGAGGAGTGTGGAAAGCCGCTTCCTAGTCCTGGGAGCTCTGGGCAGAAAGCAGTCCAGGTGCTTCCAGCTGGGACCAGAGGCCTGAAGACGCCTTCTGGCTAAAGACCACACTTAAGGACGGCACGGGCCTACAAAAGGTCCAGTCAGCAGAGCAGCGATGCCAGAGAACAGGCTGGCAACAGCCGTGGAGCCTTCCTCCAACGGAGTAGGAGCTTTTGGTGAGAAGGTCTCGGATGATGGACTAGGGCTTCCACTGGGCCGGCCTCCATCCTTGCTTCTCCAGGACAGGCCAGCGGCGTGGGTCACCCAGACCCTCAACACGCGTGGCCAGAAGAGCATCTCAGCAGAAATGTCACTGGGGTCCCTTGGGAAGAGGGCTTAGGGATGGAAGCTGGAAAGAGCCCCCGGATATGCCTGTCCTTTTAACGACCCCGGGGCCAGAAACGGCAGCCCTTCCCTTTCTGCCCCTCACCATCCAGCCTCAACCTTGGACTTGGCCGTGCTGGTTTGGCAGTCAGCCCCCAACACAGCACACGTGCCCTGAACGCAGCTGCCTGCATCAGCCCTGATCAGAAGCCCACCTTGAGCACGCCCCTGACCCCTTCCTCCTAAGGGACCGGTACGATGCGCCTGGCAGGGCTGTGGGTGGGCGCGGCCCCCAGGCCCAGGCTGCTCCACCGAGGCGTCTCCGGCAGGACTGCCGCCACCCCGTCTTCCTCTGCAAAGTACTCAGGGAAACGGCCGTGCCCACCCGAGGCCGGCCAGCTGCCTGACGGGCTGCGACTTCCTCCCATTCTTGGCCTCCTCCCCTCTTCTGAGCGAGTTGGTTGATTggaactttgttttttttaatgcttacgatttggttttctctttccacAGCaacattttgttgaattttttctgCACagcttttccaaaataaaaacctTCCACACAGTGTCACCCTCTGCCCACTCCTTTCGGCCACCTCCCCAAAGCTAACACAAGTCACCACGCTGCCCCTCTTTCCCTTCAGAACTGTCATCCATGCCCCTCTTTCACCCCCTGAAATCATGGAACACGAGGAACACGAGAACCCGAGCTGCCTGCCTGTTCCCCGCTCAGACTTCCTGGAAccaggactgaagcgactaggGCAAATCAGACTCTGGCAGCCAGGcctgagaaaaaaatttatgtatatattttttttctttttgaatttcaaCCCCCCAAAtattccagcaaaaaaaaaaaaaaaaaaaaagggaggttGGGCTGGGTCTCCTTCTATGAGCATCTGCTTCCAAGGAGGACAGTGGACTTGCCCACGCCCAGGCTACCGCCAGCCCACATCTCCCCTGCTCAGCCCAGGATGGGGACACGGCAGAGCTGGTGGGGGAGCTGGGAGGCGGGCCGGGGGAGCAGTGCTTTGGGGTCAGGAGTTGGGCTGAGGCTGAGGGGTGGGGGCGAGCTGCCCAAGTGCAGTCACCTTTGCTCAGTGACAGAGCCTCGAAGCTTGGCCGGGGCTGAAGGAACTACACAGCTGTGTGTGAGGCGGGCGAGGCAGGATGCTGTGGCCAGCGAGCTGGGCAAAGGCGGGGCTGGGCACCAGCCCTCGCCCTCTTAACTGATGATCTGCCGGGGCCGCCCGTAGCCCGTCATGCCAGCCTGCGAGGCCCCTCTGTTGCTGCCCATCTGTAGGCCGATGACATGCTTGCCCTCCTGCAGCTGGCTCTCCGTGAATTCCCTCTTATGCTCCTGGGCTTTCCTAAGAGAGGAGGAACCAGAACAAAGACTTGCCGGGACTGTGTGTTTTCCACCTACCTTTGGTTTCCTCTGTTACTTAGCCCGATGCCATCCCCTCCTGCGTTTCACTGCTCTCATTTCCTTATTGTAGCTGCCCCGCAGCACAGACTGTAAAGACTGGCTCAGATAGGCGGATAgaaagggaggagccaagatgtaCCATGGACCCACTTCCCCCCACCCTAGACCTTCAACTGTGTACCTTTCCTGGCTTTCTGCTTCCTGTAATCGCTGCACTAACCGGCCAGCCCACCTCCTGTAGAGACCCAAGCTTAGGGCGCAGGGAACCCCTGGTGGTCACATACTTCATGAACCAGTTGGGATCTCCACGGTAGTGTCCATCATTCTTGGTCACCGCCAAGCTGCCCAGGGCCATCAAGGTCCTCTGCACTGCCGCCAGGTCTTTGCCTGTGAGtaggaggggaggggggacagCCTTTAGGACTGTGTAAACAGCACCCAAGGCGGAGCCAGCCTGTGCACCCCAGAGAGATGGCCAGCCGGGGGCAAAGGTGGTCCTGAAATCAAAGGGGGCGCAGAGATCCCACCGTGGGTGTGGGATTCTCCTGGTGTGTGCCACTCCTGCGGTGCAGACCCATCATCGTGGCAGGCTTGATCATCCCTCATCCCTGCCCCCGCTTCCTGTCCACCTGCCTCGTCCACCCCTCTCCTCTCTCTACCTTCAAAGAGGTCAACAGTCTGGAACATGTCAGTCTTGGTGACACCATAATCCTCAGCGGCCTTCAGGAACTGAGCCACCTGCTCCATCTGCTTGAAGACCATGGAGGGCGGGTTCTCGGGCACCTTCACTGGCTTGGAGCCATCAGGATACAGGCTGTTGACCAGCTTGCTCAGAATCTGCCAGGCGAAGAAGGCAGCTGAGCActcggctgggggtgggggttgggggcccTGCCCCCTGACGCTGGCACGATGGCACCACCCCTGGCCCCTGGCCCAGGTGTCACTCACCACGCCGTTCTTCAGCCAGACCTGGAAGCCCAGGCGCCCGCGGTCAGGGCGCCCCACATCGGGGCCACACTGCACCACGATCCACTCCACCAGCCGCTCCTCCAGCTCCTCGTCATACTTCTTCTCAATTTTCGATTGCACTTCCCGGCTCATGCCATAGGAAGGACCCTTGTTGGCCATGTTGGCGGGGAGCTAAAGCAACACAGGCAGAAGAGGGAGGGTGTCAGGGAGTCAGAGAACAGCTCTGCTGTCACCGGTGCCTGGCAGGTCTTGTCTTCCAGCTCTGAGGGTCGGGGGAGTGGGGAGACCACCCTAGCTCTTTCTCTACCTCCCCTTGCTTCCTGGTTTTGTCTCCACGGCACTCACCTGGGCTAGCTCGTCCCCTCAGTCCAGGAAGCCTCTCTGAACTTGGAGACTAGATCTTTGGCAGTCTAGAGCAGGAGTTAGAAAACTGTTTTGGTAAATAACCAGATAGTCATTTTACTGACAgtcatattttaggctttgcaggccataaAGTCCTGCCATTGTAGCATCGAAGCAGCTTTGGGCAGTATGTAAACAAGTGAGCATGGGTGGgttcaaataaaactttatttacacaaaACAGATGACAGGCTGCATTTATGGGTTTGACAATCCCTGGTCTACAGCACCCTTTCTTTGCTAAGATTGGTGACAGAGGCACTGGAGAGGTCTTTTGGAAGAGATCACGTTGACCCTCAAAATGAAGCCAGCAGATGTCTTTGTCCAGTGAGGTGTGAGGTGGTTTGGTGCCTCTGCCTGAAGCTATGGGGGTCCCTCCAATTCTCAGTTCTCCCAGAAGCAGGACCCCCAAAACTCCAGCTGTTTGCCAGCTCAGCTCAGCCTCCAGCCGACAGCTACAGAGGCTGAAGCTTCCCCACCACTGGTAAGGGCTAGGAAGCCAGCAAAGCCCAGGAGCTTTTGGCCAAGAAGTTACATTTCCCCAGGGGAGCCAGATGCGTGGGGGCCGCCAGCTGGTACCCCCACCACCCTGCCTGATGACCTCAGGCTTTCACCACTGTGGGAGCTTGCCTAAGCACGAAGCCAGAGTTCTCTGGGGACGTGAGCCCAGCATCTGCCAAGCAgagcagggaagccctccccaACCTGTGACCCTAGGGCCCAGGGTTGGCCCCACTCAGGAGCGCCCACAAGTGGCAGGGAGCAGGGCCGAGCAGGGAGGCTGCTGGGCAGGCTTGGGTGTGGCCGGTCAGGAGGCACCTGAGCTGGCCTCAGGTACCACGTGGCACCAGAGCTCATCAGAAGAGTCCTTTGAAAGAGGAATCAAATGAGGCCAGCCCATCCCCTGGCCTCCGGGAGGTCAGAGGTTGGGACGGAGAGAAAGGTCTGAGGATGGAGGCGGTCAGTACCGTGTGCTTCCAACTCCTTCTCCTGTCAGAGCTGAGCCCTtcttcctccccactcccatTAGAGGCAGTGGACATCACTTCACAGGGGCCCAGGTAAGTTGCCAAAACTCACTTGCCcggcccttccttctccaggaagggcTTTCCTGAGCTCTCATGCCCCGTCTGTGCAATGAGGATAATGTATCTACCCCAGAGAACTGGGAACTTTCCAGGAGGCCCTGTTTATGATGACCCAACACATGGCCTGTCCCTCAGCGGGCTTAGTCTTTTGCCCCCAGAGTCAGTCTCCTGGTAGTGACCCAAGAAAGCCAGCCCCTGACCAAGTGGTAAAAACAGAATTTCTCCTGCTCCAGCCTCCACCCCTCTTCATTATCATATTCCCTGAGGGGATTGCAAAGTTtgagagaagaaaacaagagaaaggcTCCTCTAAATTCCAGCCACTTGGCCCCTCACTTCTCCCTGAGTCTGCTTCCTTATTTGTAAAGTGAGGGCTGGACC
This genomic interval carries:
- the TAGLN gene encoding transgelin, which produces MANKGPSYGMSREVQSKIEKKYDEELEERLVEWIVVQCGPDVGRPDRGRLGFQVWLKNGVILSKLVNSLYPDGSKPVKVPENPPSMVFKQMEQVAQFLKAAEDYGVTKTDMFQTVDLFEGKDLAAVQRTLMALGSLAVTKNDGHYRGDPNWFMKKAQEHKREFTESQLQEGKHVIGLQMGSNRGASQAGMTGYGRPRQIIS